In a genomic window of Festucalex cinctus isolate MCC-2025b chromosome 11, RoL_Fcin_1.0, whole genome shotgun sequence:
- the ppp2r3b gene encoding serine/threonine-protein phosphatase 2A regulatory subunit B'' subunit beta isoform X1: MPSSQILKPVLKLKVDELFLTWLSDPKTQAVLKDYLDLIKSGHHADLSNVGVKEKCTLTFNQNNKVALQNLKEKKSAASSLSMSPPCASTLPSGCSTGTRVMGPHGRILRRSVSSKKAQVRTEEPVSRALSESIPKFYFPQGRPQANVNIDSLISKIEATFCQFPNERATIEDMGQVAKACECPLYWKVPLFCSAGGDRTGFVSVHKFVAMWRKTLQTCHDEAAKFVHLLAKPGCNYLEQDDFIPFLQDVVNSHAGLAFLKEASDFHSRYITTVIQRIFYTVNRSWNGKITCNELRKSNFLQNVALLEQEEDVNQLTEFFSYEHFYVIYCKFWELDTDHDLYIDPNDLAQHNDQAISQKMIDRIFSGTVTRDRRVFKEGRLSYPDFVWFLISEEDKKTDTSIEYWFRCMDLDGDGVLSMYEMEYFYEEQCQKLESMAIEPLPFEDCLCQMLDLVRPRVQGQITLRDLKRCKLSHIFFDTFFNIEKYLDHEQRDPFSIIREVESEGQEVSDWERYAAEEYDILVAEEAAGNHCDDGYETPRSPLDAHISGDLGLSKRNFFQIPSPHCNLDLDDYEYEDDFE, translated from the exons ATGCCATCCAGTCAGATTCTTAAGCCAGTCCTCAAGTTGAAGGTGGACGAGCTCTTCCTTACCTGGTTGAGCGATCCCAAAACTCAGGCGGTACTCAAAGACTACCTAGACCTCATCAAAAGTGGACATCATGCCGATTTAAGCAATGTGGGCGTCAAGGAGAAGTGCACTCTGACATTCAACCAGAACAACAAAGTGGCATTACAAAACTTGAAAGAGAAGAAGTCAGCTGCCTCCAGTTTGTCCATGAGTCCACCTTGTGCCTCGACCCTGCCCTCAGGATGCAGCACCGGCACCAGGGTGATGGGACCCCACGGCAGAATCTTACGGAGGTCCGTCAGCTCCAAAAAG GCGCAGGTGAGGACAGAGGAGCCCGTCAGCCGCGCGCTGAGCGAAAGCATTCCAAAGTTTTACTTCCCGCAAGGTCGGCCTCAAGCCAACGTTAACATCGACAGCCTCATTTCCAAAATTGAGGCGACATTCTGCCAATTCCCCAATGAAAGGGCCACCATTGAGGACATGGGGCAAGTTGCCAAG GCCTGCGAGTGTCCCCTCTACTGGAAGGTGCCATTGTTCTGCTCAGCCGGGGGCGACAGGACGGGCTTCGTGTCTGTGCACAAGTTCGTGGCTATGTGGCGCAA GACGCTGCAGACCTGTCACGACGAGGCTGCCAAATTTGTGCACCTCCTGGCCAAGCCTGGCTGTAATTACCTGGAACAAGACGACTTTATTCCCTTCCTGCAG GACGTGGTGAACTCTCACGCGGGCCTTGCTTTCCTGAAGGAGGCGTCGGACTTCCACTCCAGATACATCACCACG GTGATCCAAAGGATATTTTACACCGTCAACCGATCGTGGAACGGAAAAATAACTTGTAACGAACTCCGGAAAAGTAACTTCCTTCAG AACGTGGCGCTGCTGGAGCAAGAAGAAGACGTGAACCAGCTGACGGAGTTCTTCTCCTACGAGCACTTCTACGTCATCTACTGCAAGTTCTGGGAGCTGGACACCGACCACGACCTGTACATCGACCCCAACGACCTGGCGCAACACAACGACCAAG ccATCTCCCAAAAGATGATTGACAGGATATTCTCAGGAACAGTCACAAG GGACCGGCGCGTGTTCAAGGAAGGCCGCTTGAGTTACCCGGACTTCGTGTGGTTCCTCATCTCCGAGGAGGACAAGAAGACGGACACCAG TATAGAATACTGGTTCCGCTGCATGGACCTGGACGGCGACGGCGTGCTGAGCATGTACGAGATGGAATACTTCTACGAGGAGCAGTGCCAGAAGCTGGAGAGCATGGCCATCGAACCGCTGCCCTTCGAGGACTGCCTCTGCCAGATGCTCGACCTCGTCAGGCCTCGGGTCCAAG GTCAGATCACGCTGAGGGACCTGAAGAGGTGCAAGCTGTCGCACATCTTCTTCGACACCTTCTTCAACATCGAGAAGTACCTGGACCACGAGCAGCGGGACCCCTTCTCCATCATCAGG GAAGTGGAGTCGGAGGGACAGGAAGTGTCCGACTGGGAGCGATACGCCGCCGAGGAGTACGACATCCTGGTGGCCGAAGAGGCGGCCGGGAATCACTGCGACGACGG GTACGAAACCCCGCGGAGTCCCTTGGACGCGCACATCTCAGGCGACCTGGGTCTGTCGAAAAGAAACTTCTTCCAGATTCCCTCGCCGCACTGCAACCTGGACCTGGATGACTACGAGTACGAGGATGACTTTGAATGA
- the ppp2r3b gene encoding serine/threonine-protein phosphatase 2A regulatory subunit B'' subunit beta isoform X3: MRMRELSLRQDPDLRKELALLARGCDFVLPSRFKKRLKAFQQGQAEAQVRTEEPVSRALSESIPKFYFPQGRPQANVNIDSLISKIEATFCQFPNERATIEDMGQVAKACECPLYWKVPLFCSAGGDRTGFVSVHKFVAMWRKTLQTCHDEAAKFVHLLAKPGCNYLEQDDFIPFLQDVVNSHAGLAFLKEASDFHSRYITTVIQRIFYTVNRSWNGKITCNELRKSNFLQNVALLEQEEDVNQLTEFFSYEHFYVIYCKFWELDTDHDLYIDPNDLAQHNDQAISQKMIDRIFSGTVTRDRRVFKEGRLSYPDFVWFLISEEDKKTDTSIEYWFRCMDLDGDGVLSMYEMEYFYEEQCQKLESMAIEPLPFEDCLCQMLDLVRPRVQGQITLRDLKRCKLSHIFFDTFFNIEKYLDHEQRDPFSIIREVESEGQEVSDWERYAAEEYDILVAEEAAGNHCDDGYETPRSPLDAHISGDLGLSKRNFFQIPSPHCNLDLDDYEYEDDFE, from the exons atgaggatgagggagTTGTCTCTGCGTCAGGACCCTGACCTGAGGAAGGAGCTCGCCCTGCTGGCGCGAGGCTGTGACTTTGTATTGCCCTCGCGCTTCAAGAAGAGGCTTAAAGCCTTCCAGCAAGGACAGGCCGAG GCGCAGGTGAGGACAGAGGAGCCCGTCAGCCGCGCGCTGAGCGAAAGCATTCCAAAGTTTTACTTCCCGCAAGGTCGGCCTCAAGCCAACGTTAACATCGACAGCCTCATTTCCAAAATTGAGGCGACATTCTGCCAATTCCCCAATGAAAGGGCCACCATTGAGGACATGGGGCAAGTTGCCAAG GCCTGCGAGTGTCCCCTCTACTGGAAGGTGCCATTGTTCTGCTCAGCCGGGGGCGACAGGACGGGCTTCGTGTCTGTGCACAAGTTCGTGGCTATGTGGCGCAA GACGCTGCAGACCTGTCACGACGAGGCTGCCAAATTTGTGCACCTCCTGGCCAAGCCTGGCTGTAATTACCTGGAACAAGACGACTTTATTCCCTTCCTGCAG GACGTGGTGAACTCTCACGCGGGCCTTGCTTTCCTGAAGGAGGCGTCGGACTTCCACTCCAGATACATCACCACG GTGATCCAAAGGATATTTTACACCGTCAACCGATCGTGGAACGGAAAAATAACTTGTAACGAACTCCGGAAAAGTAACTTCCTTCAG AACGTGGCGCTGCTGGAGCAAGAAGAAGACGTGAACCAGCTGACGGAGTTCTTCTCCTACGAGCACTTCTACGTCATCTACTGCAAGTTCTGGGAGCTGGACACCGACCACGACCTGTACATCGACCCCAACGACCTGGCGCAACACAACGACCAAG ccATCTCCCAAAAGATGATTGACAGGATATTCTCAGGAACAGTCACAAG GGACCGGCGCGTGTTCAAGGAAGGCCGCTTGAGTTACCCGGACTTCGTGTGGTTCCTCATCTCCGAGGAGGACAAGAAGACGGACACCAG TATAGAATACTGGTTCCGCTGCATGGACCTGGACGGCGACGGCGTGCTGAGCATGTACGAGATGGAATACTTCTACGAGGAGCAGTGCCAGAAGCTGGAGAGCATGGCCATCGAACCGCTGCCCTTCGAGGACTGCCTCTGCCAGATGCTCGACCTCGTCAGGCCTCGGGTCCAAG GTCAGATCACGCTGAGGGACCTGAAGAGGTGCAAGCTGTCGCACATCTTCTTCGACACCTTCTTCAACATCGAGAAGTACCTGGACCACGAGCAGCGGGACCCCTTCTCCATCATCAGG GAAGTGGAGTCGGAGGGACAGGAAGTGTCCGACTGGGAGCGATACGCCGCCGAGGAGTACGACATCCTGGTGGCCGAAGAGGCGGCCGGGAATCACTGCGACGACGG GTACGAAACCCCGCGGAGTCCCTTGGACGCGCACATCTCAGGCGACCTGGGTCTGTCGAAAAGAAACTTCTTCCAGATTCCCTCGCCGCACTGCAACCTGGACCTGGATGACTACGAGTACGAGGATGACTTTGAATGA
- the ppp2r3b gene encoding serine/threonine-protein phosphatase 2A regulatory subunit B'' subunit beta isoform X2 has protein sequence MPSSQILKPVLKLKVDELFLTWLSDPKTQAVLKDYLDLIKSGHHADLSNVGVKEKCTLTFNQNNKVALQNLKEKKSAASSLSMSPPCASTLPSGCSTGTRVMGPHGRILRRSVSSKKAQVRTEEPVSRALSESIPKFYFPQGRPQANVNIDSLISKIEATFCQFPNERATIEDMGQVAKACECPLYWKVPLFCSAGGDRTGFVSVHKFVAMWRKTLQTCHDEAAKFVHLLAKPGCNYLEQDDFIPFLQDVVNSHAGLAFLKEASDFHSRYITTVIQRIFYTVNRSWNGKITCNELRKSNFLQNVALLEQEEDVNQLTEFFSYEHFYVIYCKFWELDTDHDLYIDPNDLAQHNDQAISQKMIDRIFSGTVTRDRRVFKEGRLSYPDFVWFLISEEDKKTDTSIEYWFRCMDLDGDGVLSMYEMEYFYEEQCQKLESMAIEPLPFEDCLCQMLDLVRPRVQGQITLRDLKRCKLSHIFFDTFFNIEKYLDHEQRDPFSIIREVESEGQEVSDWERYAAEEYDILVAEEAAGNHCDDGTTTNL, from the exons ATGCCATCCAGTCAGATTCTTAAGCCAGTCCTCAAGTTGAAGGTGGACGAGCTCTTCCTTACCTGGTTGAGCGATCCCAAAACTCAGGCGGTACTCAAAGACTACCTAGACCTCATCAAAAGTGGACATCATGCCGATTTAAGCAATGTGGGCGTCAAGGAGAAGTGCACTCTGACATTCAACCAGAACAACAAAGTGGCATTACAAAACTTGAAAGAGAAGAAGTCAGCTGCCTCCAGTTTGTCCATGAGTCCACCTTGTGCCTCGACCCTGCCCTCAGGATGCAGCACCGGCACCAGGGTGATGGGACCCCACGGCAGAATCTTACGGAGGTCCGTCAGCTCCAAAAAG GCGCAGGTGAGGACAGAGGAGCCCGTCAGCCGCGCGCTGAGCGAAAGCATTCCAAAGTTTTACTTCCCGCAAGGTCGGCCTCAAGCCAACGTTAACATCGACAGCCTCATTTCCAAAATTGAGGCGACATTCTGCCAATTCCCCAATGAAAGGGCCACCATTGAGGACATGGGGCAAGTTGCCAAG GCCTGCGAGTGTCCCCTCTACTGGAAGGTGCCATTGTTCTGCTCAGCCGGGGGCGACAGGACGGGCTTCGTGTCTGTGCACAAGTTCGTGGCTATGTGGCGCAA GACGCTGCAGACCTGTCACGACGAGGCTGCCAAATTTGTGCACCTCCTGGCCAAGCCTGGCTGTAATTACCTGGAACAAGACGACTTTATTCCCTTCCTGCAG GACGTGGTGAACTCTCACGCGGGCCTTGCTTTCCTGAAGGAGGCGTCGGACTTCCACTCCAGATACATCACCACG GTGATCCAAAGGATATTTTACACCGTCAACCGATCGTGGAACGGAAAAATAACTTGTAACGAACTCCGGAAAAGTAACTTCCTTCAG AACGTGGCGCTGCTGGAGCAAGAAGAAGACGTGAACCAGCTGACGGAGTTCTTCTCCTACGAGCACTTCTACGTCATCTACTGCAAGTTCTGGGAGCTGGACACCGACCACGACCTGTACATCGACCCCAACGACCTGGCGCAACACAACGACCAAG ccATCTCCCAAAAGATGATTGACAGGATATTCTCAGGAACAGTCACAAG GGACCGGCGCGTGTTCAAGGAAGGCCGCTTGAGTTACCCGGACTTCGTGTGGTTCCTCATCTCCGAGGAGGACAAGAAGACGGACACCAG TATAGAATACTGGTTCCGCTGCATGGACCTGGACGGCGACGGCGTGCTGAGCATGTACGAGATGGAATACTTCTACGAGGAGCAGTGCCAGAAGCTGGAGAGCATGGCCATCGAACCGCTGCCCTTCGAGGACTGCCTCTGCCAGATGCTCGACCTCGTCAGGCCTCGGGTCCAAG GTCAGATCACGCTGAGGGACCTGAAGAGGTGCAAGCTGTCGCACATCTTCTTCGACACCTTCTTCAACATCGAGAAGTACCTGGACCACGAGCAGCGGGACCCCTTCTCCATCATCAGG GAAGTGGAGTCGGAGGGACAGGAAGTGTCCGACTGGGAGCGATACGCCGCCGAGGAGTACGACATCCTGGTGGCCGAAGAGGCGGCCGGGAATCACTGCGACGACGG GACCACCACTAACCTCTGA